A window of the Streptomyces griseochromogenes genome harbors these coding sequences:
- a CDS encoding LamG-like jellyroll fold domain-containing protein — translation MCTSHDHAQGEAAQAGAGRRGFLRATALLGAAATTGIVLPAVAEAAEQSVRRPDSESRRFTLAVMPDTQYLFDGPSINPAPVEASLRYLLEHGGKGDENIVFLSHLGDLTQNGAEEEFAAIGEAFGILDRRGVGYSVLAGNHDVRSSTDDQRGPTPYLDAFGPRRFRSRPTFGGASPDGYNTYHLFRAAGREWMVLALDWRLSQRGYAWAKDVLARHPKTPVVLTTHELVAEDDSLSAYGQQLWDGLIEDHDQIFLALGGHFWPAGRAIRENAAGHEVHLHLTNYQNRYFGGAAMIRLYRFDLDRGVIDVETVSPWILGRAAEGLNELERQEIELSGDADRFSVGIDFAERFSGFDPVPARPARPASKMLIPGTVAYWRFDGHDAGTAVTGTVRDLSGRGNDLTVVSVGGGTLAWSADHHPDQPGHGSLEFDGYKSPLKGAWLRTVDAAPLNSATFEGGYTIEAFYRLPADWDAGHNAWSGLISRTGRNGSVGPVTDDPDEPLATLSISDGPGPQWAAHPLNQRQLATNWGDETAREKWWHLAVVNDGRHTTMYVQGCPVARNPHPAAVGIASAGLPWLLGGYEYAGKIDQILHGRLGDVRIVSRALPVTSFMTH, via the coding sequence GTGTGTACATCGCATGACCATGCCCAGGGCGAGGCCGCGCAGGCCGGCGCCGGACGACGCGGTTTCCTCAGGGCCACCGCGCTGCTCGGCGCCGCCGCCACCACCGGGATCGTCCTGCCGGCCGTCGCGGAAGCGGCCGAGCAGAGCGTGCGCCGGCCCGACTCCGAGAGCCGCCGCTTCACGCTCGCGGTGATGCCCGACACCCAGTACCTCTTCGACGGACCGAGCATCAACCCCGCGCCCGTCGAGGCGTCCCTGCGCTATCTGCTGGAGCACGGTGGCAAGGGTGACGAGAACATCGTCTTCCTGTCCCACCTGGGCGACCTCACGCAGAACGGCGCCGAGGAGGAGTTCGCCGCCATCGGCGAGGCGTTCGGGATCCTGGACCGGCGCGGCGTCGGCTACAGCGTCCTGGCCGGCAACCACGACGTGCGCTCGTCCACGGACGACCAGCGCGGACCGACACCGTATCTGGACGCGTTCGGCCCGCGGCGGTTCCGGAGCAGGCCGACGTTCGGGGGCGCCTCGCCGGACGGCTACAACACCTACCACCTGTTCCGGGCCGCCGGGCGCGAGTGGATGGTGCTGGCGCTGGACTGGCGGCTGTCGCAGCGGGGGTACGCCTGGGCGAAGGACGTCCTCGCACGGCATCCGAAGACGCCGGTCGTCCTCACCACGCACGAGCTGGTCGCCGAGGACGACTCCCTGTCCGCGTACGGGCAGCAGCTGTGGGACGGGCTGATCGAGGACCACGACCAGATCTTTCTCGCACTGGGCGGCCACTTCTGGCCCGCGGGCCGCGCGATCCGCGAGAACGCGGCGGGGCACGAGGTGCACCTTCATCTGACGAACTATCAGAACCGCTACTTCGGCGGCGCGGCGATGATCCGCCTCTACCGCTTCGACCTGGACCGGGGCGTCATCGACGTCGAGACCGTCTCCCCGTGGATCCTGGGCCGGGCCGCCGAGGGCCTGAACGAACTGGAGCGGCAGGAGATCGAGCTGAGCGGGGACGCGGACCGCTTCTCGGTCGGCATCGACTTCGCCGAGCGCTTCTCCGGATTCGACCCGGTTCCGGCCCGGCCCGCGCGGCCCGCGTCGAAGATGCTGATACCGGGCACGGTGGCGTACTGGCGCTTCGACGGCCACGACGCCGGTACGGCGGTGACCGGCACCGTCCGCGATCTGTCCGGGCGCGGCAACGACCTCACGGTGGTCAGCGTCGGCGGCGGCACACTGGCCTGGTCCGCCGACCACCACCCCGACCAGCCCGGCCACGGCAGCCTGGAGTTCGACGGCTACAAGTCCCCGCTGAAGGGCGCCTGGCTGCGCACGGTCGACGCTGCCCCGCTCAACTCGGCCACCTTCGAGGGCGGTTACACCATCGAGGCCTTCTACCGCCTGCCCGCCGACTGGGACGCCGGCCACAACGCCTGGTCCGGTCTCATCAGCCGCACCGGCCGCAACGGCTCCGTCGGACCGGTCACGGACGATCCCGACGAGCCGCTCGCCACGCTGTCGATCTCCGACGGACCGGGCCCGCAGTGGGCGGCCCATCCGCTCAACCAGCGGCAGCTCGCCACCAACTGGGGTGACGAGACCGCCCGCGAGAAGTGGTGGCACCTGGCCGTGGTCAACGACGGACGGCACACGACGATGTACGTCCAGGGCTGTCCGGTGGCCCGCAATCCGCACCCCGCCGCCGTCGGTATCGCCTCGGCCGGGCTGCCGTGGCTGCTCGGCGGCTACGAGTACGCGGGGAAGATCGACCAGATTCTGCACGGACGGCTCGGGGACGTCCGGATCGTGTCCCGGGCGCTGCCCGTCACCTCTTTCATGACCCACTGA
- a CDS encoding histidinol-phosphatase has product MTEQQLPVWADPAVAPAGLDAQGVSRRRLLRRAGLFGVAFALGGAATPAVAATGRGFDGDDPCLAYLVGDHHVHSVYSHDAKYTFSQQARAAAGYGLDWMVFNEHSNFGHARYGAHLEHQEILKARAENPRQLIFQGLEWYIPAAEHCTVFAAPGPHEVDLLTRFELAYDGKLLGYDKGGAADADTARNEAHAVKAVQWLAEQRRTGYVDDVLVLANHPLRLGIDSPHEMRNWRDAAPEIMIGMEGAPGAQGAAIPGWGGSTAIRGEYQNHPSAQSWAGYPQDAYLTYGGFDWATATVGGLWDSMLAEGRLFSITTNSDNHRTVFDTWKNGDWAPGRNFDNTGKLPDPVDTGTPQPGSDFWPGEFSRTHVGVTRYGYRAVMAGLRAGRVWLDHGHLLDGLDVRLKRDRDHGRGVTLGGRLRVREGERLTLSVTVTTASRPNPEGILPRLAHVDVIRGAVRGPVTDRDTWRAPDTRVVHTADVDGRTGTYTLRIPLTAGDESFYVRLRGSDGNRRGAGFLGAAVDPHGPIPHEPGDGDPWADTWFYSNPVFVDVAAA; this is encoded by the coding sequence ATGACCGAGCAGCAGCTGCCCGTCTGGGCCGACCCGGCCGTCGCCCCGGCCGGCCTCGACGCCCAGGGTGTGTCGAGGCGCCGACTCCTGCGCCGTGCGGGCCTGTTCGGGGTCGCCTTCGCCCTCGGCGGGGCCGCCACCCCGGCCGTCGCCGCCACCGGCCGGGGCTTCGACGGCGACGACCCGTGCCTCGCCTACCTGGTCGGCGACCACCACGTGCACTCCGTCTACAGCCACGACGCCAAGTACACGTTCTCCCAGCAGGCCCGGGCCGCCGCCGGGTACGGCCTGGACTGGATGGTGTTCAACGAGCACTCCAACTTCGGGCACGCCCGCTACGGCGCGCACCTGGAGCACCAGGAGATCCTCAAGGCCCGCGCCGAGAACCCGCGCCAACTGATCTTCCAGGGCCTGGAGTGGTACATCCCGGCCGCCGAGCACTGCACGGTGTTCGCGGCGCCCGGCCCGCACGAGGTCGATCTGCTCACGCGGTTCGAGCTGGCCTACGACGGCAAGCTGCTCGGCTACGACAAGGGCGGCGCCGCCGACGCGGACACCGCCCGCAACGAGGCCCACGCGGTCAAGGCCGTCCAGTGGCTGGCCGAGCAGCGCCGCACGGGCTACGTCGACGACGTCCTCGTCCTCGCCAACCACCCGCTGCGGCTCGGCATCGACTCCCCGCACGAGATGCGCAACTGGCGTGACGCCGCCCCCGAGATCATGATCGGCATGGAGGGGGCGCCGGGCGCCCAGGGCGCGGCGATCCCGGGCTGGGGCGGTTCCACGGCGATCCGCGGCGAGTACCAGAACCATCCGTCCGCACAGTCCTGGGCGGGCTACCCGCAAGACGCCTACCTCACCTACGGCGGCTTCGACTGGGCGACCGCGACGGTCGGCGGCCTGTGGGACTCGATGCTGGCCGAGGGCAGGCTGTTCTCGATCACCACCAACTCCGACAACCACCGGACCGTCTTCGACACCTGGAAGAACGGCGACTGGGCGCCCGGCCGGAACTTCGACAACACCGGGAAGCTGCCCGACCCCGTCGACACCGGCACCCCGCAGCCCGGCAGCGACTTCTGGCCCGGCGAGTTCAGCCGCACCCACGTCGGTGTGACCCGCTACGGCTACCGCGCCGTGATGGCGGGCCTGCGCGCGGGCCGGGTCTGGCTGGACCACGGGCATCTGCTGGACGGGCTCGACGTGCGCCTCAAGCGGGACCGCGACCACGGCCGGGGGGTCACGCTCGGCGGGCGGCTGCGGGTGCGCGAGGGAGAGCGGCTGACGCTGTCCGTGACGGTGACGACCGCCTCCCGGCCCAACCCCGAGGGCATCCTGCCCCGCTTGGCGCACGTGGACGTGATCCGGGGTGCCGTGCGCGGCCCGGTCACCGACCGCGACACCTGGCGGGCGCCGGACACCAGGGTCGTGCACACCGCGGACGTCGACGGCCGCACCGGCACGTACACCCTGCGCATCCCCCTGACCGCGGGCGACGAGTCCTTCTACGTACGGCTGCGCGGCAGCGACGGCAACCGGCGCGGCGCCGGCTTCCTCGGCGCGGCGGTCGACCCGCACGGGCCGATCCCCCACGAGCCCGGCGACGGCGACCCGTGGGCGGACACCTGGTTCTACTCGAACCCCGTCTTCGTGGACGTGGCAGCGGCCTGA